One window of the Spirochaetota bacterium genome contains the following:
- a CDS encoding aldehyde dehydrogenase family protein, producing the protein MIKMISPIDGKVYVERKLVTNDDLNKALSASVKAQKQWRALTLDKRQEHVSKMVDAFVKKRLEIAEELTWQMGRPLRYTPFEVDRFEERARMMIRLAPEGLADVKVEPRDGFTRFIRRDPLGVVLVLAPWNYPYLTAVNAVVPALLAGNSVVLKHSAQTPLCSERIVKAAEEAALPEGVIQYLHMSHGLVADAIKDDRVNHVAFTGSVEGGRDMQHAMSDRFITMGLELGGKDPAYVRKDADMSFAIDNVVDGAYFNSGQSCCGIERVYVDEAVYDVFVEGAAELVKKYVLGNPLKEEVTLGPVVNVSSARAIQEQIDQAVAAGAKALIDPRVFPAASPGTTYLAPQLLVNVNHKMDVMYEETFGPVVGIMKVKSDEEAIKLMNDSPYGLTASIWTSDEEAALRIGGQIETGTVFMNRCDYLDPELAWVGVKNSGRGCTLSRVGYEYLTRPKSFHYRTKIPK; encoded by the coding sequence ATGATAAAAATGATATCACCCATAGATGGAAAAGTCTACGTGGAGCGAAAGCTCGTCACCAATGACGATTTAAATAAAGCCCTTTCAGCATCAGTCAAGGCCCAGAAACAATGGCGGGCTTTGACCCTCGACAAACGCCAGGAACACGTAAGCAAGATGGTCGATGCCTTTGTAAAAAAAAGGCTGGAGATAGCCGAGGAGCTGACCTGGCAGATGGGACGGCCCCTCCGGTATACGCCCTTTGAGGTGGACCGCTTCGAAGAGCGCGCGAGGATGATGATACGCCTGGCGCCCGAGGGACTGGCCGATGTGAAGGTTGAGCCTCGGGATGGATTCACCCGATTCATTCGCCGTGATCCGCTCGGCGTAGTCCTTGTCCTGGCGCCGTGGAACTATCCCTACCTGACGGCGGTCAATGCCGTGGTACCGGCCCTTCTCGCGGGCAATAGCGTGGTTTTGAAGCATTCGGCTCAAACGCCCCTCTGCTCGGAGCGGATCGTCAAGGCCGCCGAAGAAGCGGCGCTGCCGGAAGGCGTTATCCAATACCTTCACATGTCCCATGGTCTTGTCGCGGATGCAATTAAAGACGACCGGGTCAACCATGTGGCCTTTACCGGCTCCGTGGAAGGTGGACGGGACATGCAGCATGCCATGTCCGACCGCTTCATAACCATGGGCCTGGAGTTGGGAGGAAAGGACCCGGCCTATGTGCGGAAGGATGCCGATATGTCCTTTGCCATAGACAATGTCGTGGACGGCGCCTATTTCAATTCAGGACAATCGTGCTGCGGCATCGAGCGGGTCTATGTGGACGAGGCGGTGTACGACGTCTTCGTGGAAGGGGCGGCGGAGCTTGTGAAAAAATATGTCCTCGGGAATCCCCTCAAGGAGGAGGTGACACTGGGGCCAGTCGTGAACGTGTCAAGCGCCCGGGCCATCCAGGAGCAGATAGACCAGGCCGTGGCGGCCGGCGCCAAGGCGCTCATAGACCCCAGGGTATTCCCCGCCGCTTCGCCGGGAACGACCTATCTGGCGCCGCAGCTCCTTGTCAATGTGAACCACAAAATGGACGTCATGTACGAGGAAACCTTCGGCCCGGTCGTGGGGATAATGAAAGTAAAGAGCGATGAAGAAGCAATCAAATTGATGAACGACAGTCCCTATGGCCTGACCGCGTCCATCTGGACTTCCGACGAGGAAGCGGCCCTGAGGATCGGCGGCCAGATAGAGACCGGCACGGTGTTCATGAACCGCTGCGATTACCTCGATCCGGAGCTTGCCTGGGTGGGAGTAAAGAACTCGGGCCGGGGATGCACCCTGTCGCGGGTGGGCTATGAATACCTGACCAGGCCGAAATCCTTTCATTACCGGACAAAGATACCCAAGTAA
- a CDS encoding MFS transporter, with translation MTSADDSRQKDSLYRPWQVKILLATWLAYAGYYFCRKPFYVTKVSLSGALHLDSFDLAQLGTAYLVAYMVGQFSSAFFGRKLGPKLLLLVGIMISITSTFLFGISNGFWTIMLFMSLNGLAQGTGWPGCIGSLAFWFRRSQRGSVLGLWSTCYQFGPVAATLLASYLLGLAGWRWSFFGGSMVLLAVWFIVLLAHPNRPEDAGLEPLHDEDELSQKPEPETGGVKKLGWDRRVVLTIALMGMIYFCIKFLRYALWSWLPWFLNKNFFISEVEAGYLSTVFDICGFAGVIAAGFLSDRVFRARRAMLSFIMLALMTLSFFILYFAGSTNLAVFTIAIGFAGFMLFGPDSLLSGVGAIDVGSKEGALSAAGIINGMGSIGPIFQEQLVGWMYRRYDHDLLPILVMLVIIAGISAALTLLLWIRSRRGLANV, from the coding sequence TTGACGTCCGCTGACGATTCCAGGCAGAAGGACTCCCTGTACCGTCCCTGGCAGGTTAAGATCCTGCTGGCCACATGGCTCGCCTATGCGGGATACTATTTCTGCCGCAAGCCCTTCTATGTCACCAAGGTAAGCCTCTCCGGCGCGCTCCATCTCGATTCCTTTGACCTGGCCCAGCTCGGCACCGCTTACCTGGTGGCCTACATGGTGGGGCAGTTTTCCAGCGCCTTCTTCGGCAGGAAGCTGGGGCCGAAGCTCCTTCTTCTTGTCGGTATAATGATATCGATCACCAGCACATTCCTCTTCGGCATTTCCAACGGTTTCTGGACCATCATGCTCTTCATGAGCCTCAATGGCCTGGCCCAGGGCACGGGCTGGCCCGGCTGCATCGGGAGCCTCGCCTTCTGGTTCAGGCGCAGCCAACGCGGCAGCGTCCTCGGCCTCTGGTCGACCTGTTACCAGTTCGGGCCCGTGGCCGCAACGCTCCTGGCTTCGTATCTGCTGGGCCTGGCGGGGTGGCGCTGGTCCTTTTTCGGCGGATCGATGGTGCTCCTTGCTGTATGGTTCATCGTGCTCCTGGCGCACCCGAACCGTCCCGAGGACGCGGGCCTCGAACCGCTCCATGACGAGGATGAATTGTCGCAAAAACCTGAACCGGAGACCGGCGGCGTGAAAAAGCTCGGCTGGGACCGGCGGGTGGTCCTGACGATCGCCCTGATGGGAATGATCTATTTCTGCATCAAGTTCCTGCGATACGCCCTCTGGAGCTGGCTTCCCTGGTTCCTGAACAAGAATTTTTTCATTTCCGAGGTTGAAGCGGGTTACCTTTCCACGGTCTTTGACATCTGCGGTTTCGCCGGCGTCATCGCAGCCGGGTTCCTATCGGACCGCGTCTTCAGGGCGAGGAGGGCCATGCTTTCGTTTATCATGCTGGCATTGATGACGCTGTCGTTTTTCATCCTCTATTTCGCGGGCTCAACCAACCTGGCGGTTTTCACCATCGCCATCGGATTTGCCGGGTTCATGCTTTTCGGGCCGGACTCGCTCCTTTCGGGGGTCGGCGCCATAGACGTGGGTTCGAAGGAGGGGGCCCTGTCGGCCGCAGGCATCATCAACGGCATGGGTTCCATCGGACCCATATTCCAGGAACAGCTGGTGGGATGGATGTACCGGCGCTATGACCATGACCTCCTTCCGATCCTTGTCATGCTGGTAATCATCGCAGGGATCAGCGCGGCGCTGACACTGCTGCTCTGGATCAGGTCGAGGCGTGGATTGGCGAACGTGTGA